From Lemur catta isolate mLemCat1 chromosome 19, mLemCat1.pri, whole genome shotgun sequence, a single genomic window includes:
- the LOC123624627 gene encoding zinc finger protein 432 isoform X1 has protein sequence MINAQELLTLEDVAVEFTWEEWQLLDLTQKNLYRDVMLENYSNLVSVGYQAKKPDALSKLERGEGPWTIEDEMCSRICPENNKVDDHLQGHLKNQRILKTMEQYHEHNAFRNIVPQTKSNFSFRENHGVFELYIKTLKSNLSLVDQNKSCEIKNSTKFNGYGKSFLHDKYEELHAAVKFSVSPKRNSTKSQVIKHQRTYEIEKTHVCSECGKAFVKKSQLTDHERVHTGEKPYGCSMCAKVFSRKSRLNEHQRIHKREKSFICNECEKVFTMKSRLIEHQRTHTGEKPYVCNECGKGFPGKRNLIVHQRNHTGEKSYVCSECGKGFTGKSMLIIHQRTHTGEKPYICSECGKGFTTKHYVIIHQRNHTGEKPFTCIECGKGFTTKSRMIEHQRTHTGEKPYVCIECGKGFPSKSNLIVHQRNHRVEKSYLCSECGKGFTVKSMLIRHQRTHTGEKPYICNECGKGFPLKSRLIVHQRTHTGEKPYRCSECGKGFIVNSGLVLHQRTHTGEKPYKCNECGKGFAFKSNLVVHQRTHTGEKPFMCNECGKGFTMKRYLIVHQQIHTREKSYICSECGRGFFMETELILHKQIHTGEKPYACNECGKGFTVKSRLIVHQRTHTGEKPFICSECQKGFSSKRNLIAHQRTHNGNKP, from the exons GAATTGCTGACACTGGAGGATGTGGCTGTGGAGTTCACCTGGGAGGAGTGGCAGCTCCTGGACCTTACTCAGAAGAATCTTTACCGGGATGTGATGTTGGAGAACTACAGCAACCTGGTGTCAGTGG GTTATCAAGCCAAGAAGCCAGATGCACTCTCCAAATTGGAACGAGGAGAAGGACCATGGACAATAGAAGATGAAATGTGTAGTCGAATCTGTCCAG AAAACAACAAAGTTGATGATCATTTGCAGGGTCacttgaaaaatcaaagaatactTAAGACTATGGAACAATACCACGAACACAATGCATTTAGAAATATTGTTCCTCAAAccaaaagtaatttttctttcaggGAAAATCATGGTGTGtttgaattatatataaaaactctGAAATCAAATTTAAGTTTAGTAGACCAGAACAAAAGCTGTGAAATTAAGAATTCTACTAAATTTAATGGATATGGGAAATCATTTCTTCATGATAAGTATGAAGAACTTCATGCCGCAGTTAAATTCTCTGTAAGTCCAAAACGCAATAGCACTAAATCCCAAGTCATTAAGCATCAGAGAACTTATGAAATAGAGAAAACCCATGTatgcagtgaatgtggaaaagcctttgtCAAGAAGTCTCAGCTCACTGATCATGAGAGAGTTCATACAGGAGAAAAACCTTATGGATGCAGTATGTGTGCAAAAGTATTCTCCAGAAAGTCCAGGCTCAATGAACACCAGAGAATTCATAAAAGAGAGAAATCCTTTATATGCAACGAATGTGAAAAAGTCTTTACCATGAAGAGCCGTCTGATTGAACATCAGCgaactcatactggagagaaaccctatgtatgcaatgaatgtggaaaaggCTTCCCAGGCAAGCGTAATCTCATTGTACATCAGCGAAACCATACTGGAGAGAAATCCTATGTatgtagtgaatgtgggaaagGCTTCACTGGGAAAAGCATGCTTATCATTCATCAGCGAACTCATACAGGAGAGAAGCCCTACATCtgtagtgaatgtgggaaagGCTTCACCACGAAGCACTATGTCATCATACATCAACGAaatcatacaggagagaaaccattTACATGCATTGAATGTGGGAAAGGCTTTACCACGAAGAGCCGTATGATTGAACATCAGCGaactcatacaggagagaaaccctatgtaTGCATTGAATGTGGAAAAGGCTTTCCTAGCAAGAGTAATCTCATTGTACATCAGAGAAATCACAGAGTAGAGAAATCATATCTATGTAGTGAATGTGGAAAAGGCTTTACTGTGAAGAGCATGCTCATCAGACATCAGCgaactcatactggagagaaaccctacatatgcaatgaatgtgggaaaggCTTCCCCTTAAAGAGTCGGCTGATTGTACATCAGCGAactcatactggagaaaaaccttatagatgcagtgaatgtgggaaaggtTTCATCGTGAATAGTGGGCTGGTGTTACATCAGcgaactcacactggagagaaaccctataaatgcaatgaatgtggaaaaggTTTTGCCTTTAAGAGCAATCTTGTTGTACACCAGCgaactcatactggagagaaaccctttATGtgcaatgaatgtggaaaaggCTTCACCATGAAACGATATCTCATCGTACATCAGCAAATTCATACAAGAGAGAAATCTTATATATGTAGTGAATGTGGAAGAGGCTTTTTCATGGAAACTGAGCTCATTTTACATAAGCagattcatactggagagaaaccttatgcaTGCAATGAATGTGGTAAAGGCTTCACTGTGAAAAGCCGTCTAATCGTTCATCAGCGAACTCATACAGGAGAAAAACCCTTTATATGCAGTGAATGTCAAAAAGGCTTCTCCTCAAAGAGAAATCTCATTGCCCATCAGCGAACTCATAATGGAAACAAACCATAA